TTGTACTCGCCATTTTCATCATGGGCGTGGTACTTGCGGGAACGGGCCACGATCTTGCCGTAAAGCTCGTGCTTGGCACGGCGCTCAACCAGCACGGTGATCGTCTTGGCGCGCTTGTCGCTGACGACGCGACCGATCAGGGTGCGGGTGTTCTTCTCTTGAGCTTGCGTCATTTCGCGGCTCCCTTCTTCTCGGCCAGGATGGTCTTGGCGCGGGCGATGTCACGACGCGTATTGCCCAACACCGAAGTGTTGGTCAGTTGTTGCGTCGCCTTTTGCATGCGCAGACCAAAGTGGGCCTTCAGCAGATCGGTGACTTCCTTCTTCAAGGCGGTCACGTCTTTCGCGCGCAGTTCAGATGCTTTCATGGGGTGTTCTCCAATCAGGCGCCGAGCTGGCGGGCCACGAAGGTGCAGCGCAGGGGCAGCTTGGCAGCGGCCAGCGTGAACGCCTCGCGCGCCAGAGCCTCAGGCACGCCATTGACCTCGTAGAGCACCTTGCCGGGCTGGATCTCAGCCACGTAGTACTCCGGATTTCCCTTGCCGTTGCCCATACGGACTTCGGCGGGCTTTTGCGAGATCGGCTTATCCGGGAAGATCCGGATGAAAATCCGGCCACCGCGCTTGATGTGACGCGAGATGGCGCGGCGAGCCGCTTCAATCTGACGAGCCGTGATGCGGCCGCGTTCGGTGGCCTTCAGGCCGAAGTCACCGAAAGCAACGGTCGCGCCGCGGGTCGCAACACCAGTGTTGCGGCCCTTTTGCTCCTTGCGGTATTTGCGACGAGCGGGTTGCAGCATGTTGAGTTCTCCTTACGCCTGGCCGCCGTCAGCGGCGGGCTTGCGCACCACACGCTTCGCAGCAGGCTTGTCGCCGCCTTCGGCAGGCTTGTCGCCACGACCACGGCCACCCGGCGCGCCCGGACGGGCATTGCGACGGGGACGACGATCATCTTCGGCACCCGGGGGGGTGTTGATCACGGGGGCCTCGCCATTGGCCAGGCGGTCACCGCGGTACACCCACACCTTGACGCCGATCACGCCGTAGGTGGTCTTGGCTTCGGAGAAGCCGTAATCGATGTCAGCCTTCAGGGTGTGCAGGGGCACACGGCCTTCGCGATACCACTCGGTACGAGCGATTTCGATGCCGTTCAGACGGCCGGCAGACATGATCTTGATGCCCTGCGCGCCCAGACGCATCGCGTTCTGCATCGCGCGCTTCATGGCACGACGGAACATGATGCGCTTTTCGAGCTGCTGGGTGATCGAGTCGGCGATCAGCTGGGCATCGATTTCAGGCTTGCGCACTTCCTCGATGTTGACCGCCACAGGCACGCCCAGACGCTTGGTCAGTTCGGCCTTCAGGTTCTCGATGTCCTCGCCCTTCTTGCCGATCACCACGCCCGGACGGGCCGAGAAGATCGTGATGCGGGCGTTCTTCGCAGGACGCTCGATCAGGATGCGCGAAACGGCGGCGTTCTTCAGCTTGGCCTTCAGGAACTCGCGAACTTGCAGATCTTCGGCCAGCATCGTGGCGAAGTTCTGGTTGTTCGCGTACCAGCGCGACGCCCAGTTACGGGTGACGGGCAGGCGGAAGCCAGTCGGATGAATTTTCTGTCCCATAGTCTTCCTTCAGGCTCAGTGGCCGACGGTCACGTAGATATGGCAGGTCGGCTTGCTGATGCGATTGCCGCGGCCCTTGGCGCGCGCGGAGAACCGCTTCAGCGTGGTGCCCTGCTCCACGTAGATCGAAGTGACCTTCAGCTCGTCAATGTCGGCACCGTCGTTGTGCTCGGCATTGGCGATCGCCGATTCCAGCGCCTTCTTGATGATCAGCGCGGCCTTCTTCTGGGTGAACTCGAGGATGTTCAGCGCTTGATCCACCTTCTTGCCGCGGATCAGGTCCGCCACGAGGCGGCCCTTATCAAACGACAGGCGGACGCCACGAACGATTGCTTTGGTTTCCATCGTCGTCATCCTTACTTCTTGCCGGCCTTCTTGTCGGCCGGGTGGCCTTTGAAGGTACGGGTCAGAGCGAACTCACCCAGCTTGTGACCAACCATCTGGTCGGACACATAGACCGGCACGTGCTGCTTGCCGTTGTGCACAGCGATCGTCAGACCGATGAACTCGGGCAGGATCGTCGAACGGCGCGACCAGGTCTTGATCGGCTTCTTGTCCTTGATGGCAACAGCCTTGTCGACCTTGGCCATCAGGTGATGGTCCACGAAGGGACCCTTCTTGAGGGAACGAGCCATGTTGGTCTACCCCTTACTTCTTGCGACGCGAGACGATGAAAGTCTGCGTGCGCTTGTTGTTGCGAGTGCGGTAGCCCTTCGTCAGGGTGTTCCACGGCGACACAGGGGCCTGACCTTCACCCGTACGACCCTCACCACCACCGTGCGGGTGGTCGACCGGGTTCATGGCGGTACCACGCACGGTCGGGCGGATGCCCTTCCAGCGGATGGCGCCGGCCTTGCCGTACTGGCGCAGGCTGTGCTCTTCGTTGCTCACTTCACCGATGGTGGCGCGGCAGTCGATGTGCACGCGGCGGACTTCGCCGGAGCGCAGACGGATCTGGGCGTACGAACCATCACGCGCCATCAGCACCACGGAGGTACCAGCGGAACGCGCGATCTGGGCACCCTTGCTCGGCAGCAGTTCCACGCAGTGGATCGTCGAACCCACGGGAATGTTGCGGATAGGCAAGGTGTTGCCGACCTTGATCGGAGCCTCAGCGCCGCTCAGGATCGTCGAGCCGACTTCCAGATTGCGCGGAGCAATGATGTAGCGACGCTCGCCGTCGGCATAGCACACCAGAGCGATGTGGGCCGTACGGTTCGGGTCGTACTCGATGCGCTCGACCTTCGCCGGGATGCCATCCTTGTTGCGACGGAAGTCGACCACACGGTAGTGGTGCTTGTGACCACCGCCCTTGTGGCGCATCGTGATGTGACCGTTGTTGTTACGGCCGGAGTTCTGCTTCTGGGGCTCGAGCAGCGAAGCCTCGGGAGCGCCCTTGTGCAGGTGCTTATGCACCACCTTCACCACGCCACGACGGCCTGGCGAAGTCGGCTTGACTTTAACGACGGCCATTACGCAGCCTCCCCGGAGAAGTTGAGCTCCTGGCCAGCCTTCAACGACACATACGCCTTCTTGACGTGGTCGCGACGGCCTTGACGGCCACCGAAGCGCTTGGTCTTGCCCTTGACGTTGACGACGTTCACAGCGTCGACCTCGACCTTGAACATCAGTTCAACAGCGGCCTTGATCTCGGGCTTCGTCGCATCGCGCAAGACCTTGAACAGGACTTGGTTGTGCTTTTCGCCAGCCATCGTGGCCTTCTCGGACACGATCGGAGCGAGCAGCACCTTGGCCAGACGGCCATCAGCAAACTTGGGCGCGCTCATGCCAGCATCTCCTTCAATTGCTCGATCGCAGCCTTCGTCACCAGGATCTTCTTGTAGAAGACCAGCGACAGCGGATCGACGTAACGCGGCTCGACCACCAGCACGTTCGGCAGATTGCGCGAAGCGAGCAGCAGGTTGTCGTCCACTTGGTCGGAGATCACCATGACGTGATTCAGACCCATGCCCTTGAGCTTGGCAGCCAGCAGCTTGGTCTTGGGCGCCTCGATCGAGATCGAGTCCACCACAGCCAGACGGCCTTCACGGGCCAGTTGCGACAGGATCGCAACCATGCCAGCGCGGTACATCTTCTTGTTCAGCTTGTGCGAGAAGTTCTCGTCAGGCTTGTTCGGGAAGATGCGACCGCCCCCACGCCACAGCGGCGAGGACGTCATACCAGCACGCGCGTTGCCAGTGCCCTTTTGACGGAACGGCTTCTTCGTCGAGTGACGAACTTCAGCACGAGTCAGCTGGGCGCGGGTACCTTGACGGGCATTGGCCTGATAGGCCACGACCACCTGGTGCACCAGGGCTTCGTTGTAGTCACGAGCGAAAAGGGTATCGGGAGCGTCGACCTTCGACGTCGCCTGACCCTGCTCATTCAGGAGCTCGAGTTGCATCAGTTGGCTCCCTTCTTGGCCTTGACCTTGACGGCCGGATGGATCACGACGAATCCTTCCTTCGCGCCAGGAACGGCGCCACGCACCAGCACCAGCTGACGGGCTTCGTCGATGCGGACGACATCCAGGTTCTGGACGGTCACGGTGACGTCACCAAGGTGGCCCGACATCTTCTTGCCCGGGAACACGCGACCCGGATCCTGCGCCATCGAGATGGAGCCAGGAACATTGTGCGAGCGGCTGTTACCGTGCGAAGCGCGTTGCGAACTGAAGTTGTGGCGCTTGATGGTGCCTGCGAAGCCCTTACCGATCGAGGTGCCCTGCACGTCGACCAGTTGGCCGGCGGCGAGCAGCGTCACGGGGACTTGAGCGCCGGCCTTGTATTCGGCGGCGACCGCGGCATCCACGCGGAATTCTTTGATGATTTCACCGGCTTCAACACCAGCCTTGGCGAGGTGACCCGCTTGCGGCTTGGTGACGCGCGATGCCTTGCGAGCACCGTACGTCACCTGGATGGCGCTGTAGCCGTCGGTTTCTTCGGTCTTGATCTGGGTCACGCGGTTGTTGGACACGTCCAGCACGGTCACGGGGACGGTATCACCGTCAACCGTGAACACACGCATCATGCCCACCTTGCGGCCCAGCAATCCGAGACGATTGCTAAGACTCATGGTTTTCTCCTGACCCCGAACGCTTCGACGGAGACACCGCCGAACGCCTGAAGTCATTTCACACACCCGACATCGATTGGCCGGGCCGACAAGCATCGCTCCTTCGATGAGGACAGGGGTAAAGGCCCCAAACCCCTTCGACGGCGATGCGACGAAGCCGCGCCAGGGAATCCCGGCGCGGAAAAGCTGCGGAGTATAGCGCCAACCCTGACCGCACCGCAAGCCGAGCGCCACCTGCGCCCAAAGAAAAAGGCGACCCGAAGGTCGCCTTTCAATAAGCAGCCGGATCGCTCCGGCGCGACTGCATTACTGCAGCTTGATCTCGACGTCCACGCCGGCCGGCAGGTCCAGCTTCATCAGCGCGTCGACGGTCTTGTCGGTCGGGTCGACGATGTCCATCAGACGCTGATGGGTGCGGATTTCAAACTGGTCACGCGACGTCTTGTTGACGTGCGGCGAACGCAGGATGTCGAAACGTTCCTTGCGGGTCGGCAGGGGCACGGGACCCTTGACGATCGCGCCAGTGCGCTTGGCGGTTTCCACGATTTCCAGGGCCGATTGGTCGATCAGCTTGTAATCGAAGGCTTTCAGCCGGATGCGGATCTTTTGCTTGGTAGACATGACTTTTCCTTCAAAGAGCGACGCAATGCTCGAGGCATCGCGGAGGCAGCGATGGCGCCGCCGAGTGGGGGACGAGCCACCCGCCGAAGTGGGCGACTCGTCTCACCGGTACCCGACGGGTACCAGCAAAAGATTTACTCGATGATGGTGGCCACGACGCCCGAGCCGACGGTACGACCGCCTTCACGGATGGCGAAGCGCAGACCCTGCTCCATGGCGATCGGAGCGATCAGCTTCACGGTGATGCTGACGTTGTCGCCAGGCATGACCATTTCCTTGTCCTTCGGCAGCTCCACGGCGCCAGTCACGTCCGTCGTGCGGAAGTAGAACTGGGGGCGGTAGTTGTTGAAGAACGGGGTGTGACGGCCGCCCTCTTCCTTGCTCAGAACATAGATCTCAGCGGTGAAGTGGGTGTGCGGCTTGATCGAGCCGGGCTTGGCCAGCACTTGGCCGCGCTCGACGTCTTCACGCTTGGTGCCGCGCAGCAGGATACCGACGTTGTCGCCAGCTTGGCCCTGGTCCAGCAGCTTGCGGAACATTTCCACGCCGGTCACGGTCGTCTTCTGGACTTCGCGGATACCGATGATCTCGATTTCCTCGCCGACCTTGATGATGCCGCGCTCGACACGGCCCGTCACCACGGTGCCACGGCCCGAGATCGAGAACACGTCTTCCACCGGCAGCAGGAACGCGCCGTCAATGGCACGGTCCGGCTGGGGGATGTAGGTGTCCAACGCGTCAGCCAGACGCATGATGGCCTGCTCGCCCAGATCGCCCGTGTCGCCTTCCAGCGCCAGCTTGGCCGAACCCTTGATGATCGGGGTGTCGTCGCCGGGGAAGTCGTACTTGCTCAGCAGCTCGCGGACTTCCATTTCCACCAGCTCCAGCAGCTCGGCGTCGTCCACCATGTCGCACTTGTTCAGGAAGACGATGATGAACTTCACACCGACCTGACGCGCCAGCAGGATGTGCTCGCGGGTCTGGGGCATCGGGCCGTCAGCGGCCGAGCACACCAGGATCGCGCCGTCCATCTGCGCCGCGCCAGTGATCATGTTCTTCACATAGTCAGCGTGCCCCGGGCAGTCAACGTGCGCGTAGTGGCGGTTGGCCGTCTCGTACTCGACGTGCGCGGTGTTGATCGTGATACCACGAGCCTTCTCTTCCGGCGCCGCGTCGATCTGGTCGTAAGCCTTGGCTTCGCCGCCGAACTTCTTCGACAGCACGGTCGCGATCGCGGCCGTCAGCGTCGTCTTGCCATGGTCCACGTGACCAATCGTGCCCACGTTCACGTGCGGCTTGGTACGTTCAAACTTGCCTTTTGCCATTTCAATTCTCCAAAAAGAGCATCTGCCCGGTCTGTTGGTTTAGCGTTTCCGCAGTGTCCTGATGCCCCGGCGACCGGCAACCGGGAGGAGTCACTGCGAAGACGATTCGGTGATCGAAAACGAAGCGAGCCGGCGCGCAGGAGCACCGGCTCAGGTCATCACTTCGCGCGAGCGGTGACGATCGCGTCGGCGACGTTCTTCGGAGCTTCGCTGTAGTGCTTGAACTCCATCGTGTACGTCGCACGGCCCTGCGTGGCCGAACGCAGCGAGGTCGAGTAACCGAACATCTCGGACAGAGGAACTTCTGCCTTGATGATCTTGCCACCACCGATCATGTCGTCCATGCCTTGCACCATGCCGCGACGGCTGGACAGATCGCCCATCACCGTACCAGCATAGTCTTCCGGCGTTTCGACTTCCACGGCCATCATCGGCTCGAGGATGACCGGGCTGGCGCGACGGCAGGCTTCCTTGAAGCCCATCGAGGCAGCCATCTTGAACGCGTTTTCGTTCGAGTCCACATCATGGTACGAACCGAACGTCAGCGTGACCTTCACGTCCACAACCGGGTAACCGGCCAGCACGCCATTCGGCAGGCTGTCGACGACACCCTTCTCGACCGCGGGGATGAACTCGCGAGGCACCACGCCACCCTTGATGGCGTCGACGAACTCGAAGCCCTTGCCGGCTTCTTGCGGCTCCAGCGAGAAGACGACGTGACCGTACTGGCCCTTGCCGCCCGACTGACGCACGAACTTGCCTTCGACGTCGGTGACCGACTTGCGGACCGTTTCGCGATAAGCCACCTGCGGCTTGCCCACGTTGGCTTCAACGCCGAACTCACGCTTCATGCGGTCGACGATGATTTCCAGGTGGAGCTCGCCCATGCCCGAGATGATGGTCTGGCCGGACTCTTCGTCGGTACGCAGGCGGAAGGACGGATCTTCGGCAGCCAGACGGCCCAGCGCGATACCCATCTTTTCCTGGTCAGCCTTGGTCTTCGGCTCGACAGCCTGCGAGATCACCGGCTCCGGGAACACCATGCGCTCGAGCGTGATGATGCTGTCGGGATCGCACAGGGTTTCGCCCGTGGTAACGTCCTTCAGACCCACGCATGCAGCGATGTCGCCCGCCAGAATTTCCTTGATTTCCTCACGCTGGTTGGCGTGCATCTGCAGGATCCGGCCGATGCGCTCTTTCTTGCCGCGGACCGGGTTGTAGACGGTCGCACCCGACTGCAGCACGCCCGAATAGACGCGCACGAAGGTCAGTTGGCCGACGTACGGGTCGGTCATCAGCTTGAAGGCCAGGGCCGAGAACTTCTCTTCGTCAGTACGCTGACGCGAGATCGGCTGATCATCTTCGTCCGTGCCCGAAACCGGCGGGATGTCCAGCGGCGACGGCAGGAAGTCGATGACGGCGTCCAGCATGCGCTGCACGCCCTTGTTCTTGAACGCGGTGCCGCACAGCATCGGCTGGATCTCGGTCGCGATGGTGCGCTTGCGGATCGCGAGCTTGATTTCTTCCTCGGTCAGGTCGCCCGTCTCAAGGTACTTGTTCATCAGCTCTTCGGTGGCTTCCGCAGCAGCCTCGACCATCTTCTCGCGCCATTCGTTGGCGGTGTCGACGAGGTTTGCCGGAATGTCCTGGTACTCGAACTTCATGCCCTGCGAAGCCTCGTCCCAGATGATGGCCTTCATCTTGAGCAGGTCCACGACGCCGGTGAAGTTTTCTTCAGCACCGATGGGAATCACGATGGGCACCGGATTCGCCTTCAGGCGGGTCTTCATCTGGTCGACGACCTTGAAGAAGTTGGCACCGGTACGGTCCATCTTGTTCACGAACGCCAGACGCGGCACACGGTACTTGTTGGCCTGGCGCCAGACGGTTTCCGACTGGGGCTGCACGCCGCCGACGGCACAGTACACCATGCAGGCGCCGTCCAGCACGCGCATCGAACGCTCGACTTCAATCGTGAAGTCAACGTGTCCGGGGGTGTCGATGATGTTGAAGCGGTGCTCAGGGTAGGACATGTCCATGCCCTTCCAGAAGCAGGTCGTCGCAGCCGACGTGATCGTGATGCCGCGCTCTTGCTCCTGCTCCATCCAGTCCATCGTGGCAGCGCCGTCGTGCACTTCACCGATCTTGTGGTTCACACCGGTGTAGTACAGGATGCGTTCCGTCGTGGTGGTCTTGCCGGCATCGATGTGCGCCGAGATACCGATGTTGCGGTAGCGCTCGATGGGGGTCTTGCGGGACATGGTGTCACTCCAAATGCATGGAGCCGCCATCGGGTCAGTAGTAACCCGAGGCGGCCAGAGAGGTCTTGATTAGAAGCGGAAGTGCGAGAACGCCTTGTTGGCGTCTGCCATGCGGTGGACTTCGTCGCGCTTCTTCATCGCGCCACCACGGCCTTCAGAGGCCTCCAGCAGTTCGTTGGCCAGACGTTGGGCCATCGACTTCTCACCGCGCTTGCGCGCGGATTCCTTCAACCAGCGCATGGCGAGGGCCAGACGGCGGACGGGGCGAACTTCCACGGGAACTTGGTAGTTCGCACCGCCAACACGGCGGGACTTCACTTCGACCATGGGCTTCACGTTGTTGATCGCGATCATGAAGATCTCGAGCGGGTCCTTGCCGGACTTCTGCTCGACTTGCTCCAGGGCGCCGTAAATGATGCGCTCTGCAACAGCCTTCTTGCCCGATTCCATGATGACGTTCATGAACTTGGACAGATCAACGCTACCGAACTTCGGGTCCGGGAGGATCTCGCGCTTGGGTACTTCGCGACGACGTGGCATGGATTCTTCCTTCAATGCTTCAGTTGGTCAGGGCTTTCACCCCGCCGGGGATCTCCACCGACATCTGGGGGGATCCACTTACTCGGCTTCCGGTGCACAAGCACTCGGGCCGCAAATATTCGATGACCTCTCGGCCACCAAGACCTTGGCTGTGAAGCCTTACTTCTTCGGGCGCTTCGCGCCGTACTTGGAACGCGACTGCTTGCGATCCTTGACGCCTTGCAGGTCGAGCGAACCGCGCACGATGTGGTAACGCACACCCGGCAAGTCCTTGACCCGGCCACCGCGCACGAGCACGACACTGTGCTCTTGCAGGTTGTGGCCTTCACCGCCGATGTACGAGATGACCTCGAAACCGTTGGTCAGACGCACCTTGGCGACCTTACGAAGCGCCGAGTTCGGCTTCTTCGGCGTGGTGGTGTACACGCGGGTGCAGACGCCACGACGTTGCGGGCACGACTGCATAGCCGGCGACTTGGATTTCGTCACCTCGGTCTCACGACCGTGGCGAACGAGCTGATTGATGGTTGGCATAAGTAACTTGTTCCCGTTTGAAGTCACAACCCCAGCACGCCCTGGCCTTCCGGAAGCCCGCGAGATCGAGGGCCTTCCACAAGCGACAAAAGCGCAGCACCTTGCGGCACCACGCTCGAATCAACCCCAGCCCGGTTCGAAACCTGGACTCGGGACGCATCAAGACATGCTGGAGAGCCGGCGATTGTAGGCGAGTTCATCCCGAACACACAAGACGCTATGCTCCCGGACCCTATGAACGACGCCGCTTCGACCGCTTTTCCGCTGCATCCGGACAACGCCCACACCGCCAGTCCGCTGGTCATCCTGGACACGCAGATCGTGATGGACTGGCTGGTCTTCGATGAGGCCAGCCTGGTTCCGCTGATTGCAGCCGTAGTAAGCCGGCGCTTGAATTGGACCGCAACGTTCGCCATGAAGGGGGAGCTCCTCCATGTCATCAGCCGCGGCGTAGCCGCGCGTTATGCGCCGGATCTCGCGCGCATCCATGAAGCCTTCGAACAGCATTGCCACTTCGTGGAGGAGCCGGAGCTCGGCATCGCTCGCCCGCGCTGCAGTGACACCGACGACCAGAAGTTCATCGATCTTGGCCTCGCCTTGGCCGCCTCGCGGCCGACAACCCTCATCTCGCGCGATCGGGCCGTCCTCAAGGTGGCCAAACGCGCGGCGAAGCTCGGGCTCCCCATCCTGTCCCCCGCGGCCTGGCTGAAGCTCAACCCTTGACGCCCGACGGTTGATTCCGTCGGGCCAATGAAAAAAGGCTGCCGCCCTTGCGGGACGGCAGCCTCCGGATCAAGCCGCAAGCGGCTCGATGTCTTGCGCTTACTCGTTGGCGCCGGCGTCGCTGGCCGCGTCGAGCGCGGACAGTTGCACCGCTGCCATTTCCTCGGCTTCCTGGATGGCGATGGAACGGCGCTCGGCGTCGTCCATTTCTTCCTTGGCGCGACGCGCCTGGTGGAAGGCCATGCCGGTGCCGGCAGGAATCAGACGACCCACGATGACGTTCTCCTTCAGACCACGGAGTTCGTCGCGCTTGCCCATGATCGCGGCTTCGGTCAGCACGCGTGTCGTTTCCTGGAACGACGCCGCGGAGATGAACGAGTCCGTCGACAGCGAGGCCTTCGTGATACCCAGCAGCACGTCGGCATGCGTGACCGTCAGCTTGCCTTCGCCGCGCAGGCGGTCGTTGGTGTCCAGCAGTTCCGAACGCTCGACCTGCTCGCCGGCGATGTAGGCCGAGTCGCCCGGGTTGACGATCTGCACGCGACGCAGCATCTGGCGAACGATCACCTCGATGTGCTTGTCGTTGATCTTCACACCCTGCAGACGGTACACGTCCTGCACTTCGTCGACGATGTAGCGCGCCAGCTCCTCGATGCCCAGCAGACGCAGGATGTCCTGCGGATCGGCCGGACCGTCGACCACCAGTTCGCCGCGGTTCACCACCTGGCCTTCGTGCACCAGGATGTTCTTTTCCTTGGGCACCAGCAGCTCGTGCTTGCGACCTTCCGGATCGGTGATCTCGAGGCGGACCTTGCCCTTGGTCTCCTTGCCGAACGAGACCGTGCCGGTCTGTTCCGCCAGGAAGCCGGCGTCCTTCGGCGAACGGGCTTCGAAGAGCTCGGCGACACGCGGCAGACCGCCGGTAATGTCACGGGTCTTCTGACCTTCCACCGGGATACGCGCCAGCACTTCACCAGGAGCCAGTTCCTGACCGTCGCGGATCTGGACCAGCGAGCCGACCTGGAAGCCGATCGTCACCGAGTGATCGGTGCCGGGGATCTTCACTTCCTGGCCGTTGGCGTCCAGCAGCTTGACCTGCGGGCGGATGACCTTGGCAGCGCCACGGCGCTTCGGGTCGATCACGACCAGCGTGGACAGGCCCGTCACTTCGTCGACCTGCTTGGCCACGGTGACGCCTTCCTCGACGTTCTCGAACTTCGCCTGACCGGCGAATTCCGTGATGATCGGGCGGGTCAGCGGGTCCCAGGTCGCCAGGATGGTGCCGGCCTTGATGGTCTGGTCAGCCTTGATGTTCAGCAGGGCGCCGTAAGGCACCTTGTGACGCTCGCGCTCACGGCCGTGCGGGTCCGAGATGACGATTTCGCCGGAACGCGAAATCACCACCAGCTCGCCCTTGCCGTTCGTGACGTAGCGCATCGTGGCGTTGAAGCCGATGATGCCGTCCGACTTCGCTTCCACGCTCGAAGCCACCGCTGCACGCGACGCCGCACCGCCGATGTGGAAAGTCCGCATCGTCAGCTGGGTGCCGGGTTCGCCGATCGACTGGGCGGCGATGACGCCGACCGCTTCGCCGGTGTTCACCATGCCGCCACGACCCAGGTCGCGGCCATAGCACTTCGCGCACAGGCCGAAACGGGTACCGCAGGTCAGCGGGGTGCGGACCTTGACCTCGTCCACGCCGGCAGCTTCCAGCATGTCCAGGATGTCCTCATCCAGCATGTTGCCGGCGGTCAACAGGACGCCTTGCGTTTCCGGATGCATGACGTCGATCGCGGCCACGCGACCGAGGATGCGGTCACGCAGGGACTCGATCACCTCACCGCCTTCGACCAGGGCGCGCATGTTGATGCCGTTGTCCGTGCCGCAATCGGTCTCGGTCACGACCAGATCCTGCGTCACGTCGACCAGACGACGGGTCAGGTAACCCGAGTTCGCGGTCTTCAGCGCCGTGTCCGCCAGGCCCTTACGAGCACCGTGGGTGGAGATGAAGTACTGCAGAACGTTCAGGCCTTCGCGGAAGTTCGCCGTGATCGGCGTCTCGATGATCGAGCCGTCCGGCTTCGCCATCAGGCCGCGCATGCCGGCCAGCTGACGGATCTGCGCCGCGGAACCCCGCGCACCCGAGTCGGCCATCATGTAGATCGAGTTGAACGACTCCTGCTCGACTTCCTTGCCGTGGCGGTCCAGGATCTTTTCCTTGGACAGC
This genomic stretch from Mitsuaria sp. 7 harbors:
- the rpsQ gene encoding 30S ribosomal protein S17 → MTQAQEKNTRTLIGRVVSDKRAKTITVLVERRAKHELYGKIVARSRKYHAHDENGEYKMGDVVEIAEGRPLSKTKSWVVTRLVQKAQLV
- the rpmC gene encoding 50S ribosomal protein L29, translated to MKASELRAKDVTALKKEVTDLLKAHFGLRMQKATQQLTNTSVLGNTRRDIARAKTILAEKKGAAK
- the rplP gene encoding 50S ribosomal protein L16; the encoded protein is MLQPARRKYRKEQKGRNTGVATRGATVAFGDFGLKATERGRITARQIEAARRAISRHIKRGGRIFIRIFPDKPISQKPAEVRMGNGKGNPEYYVAEIQPGKVLYEVNGVPEALAREAFTLAAAKLPLRCTFVARQLGA
- the rpsC gene encoding 30S ribosomal protein S3, which codes for MGQKIHPTGFRLPVTRNWASRWYANNQNFATMLAEDLQVREFLKAKLKNAAVSRILIERPAKNARITIFSARPGVVIGKKGEDIENLKAELTKRLGVPVAVNIEEVRKPEIDAQLIADSITQQLEKRIMFRRAMKRAMQNAMRLGAQGIKIMSAGRLNGIEIARTEWYREGRVPLHTLKADIDYGFSEAKTTYGVIGVKVWVYRGDRLANGEAPVINTPPGAEDDRRPRRNARPGAPGGRGRGDKPAEGGDKPAAKRVVRKPAADGGQA
- the rplV gene encoding 50S ribosomal protein L22, giving the protein METKAIVRGVRLSFDKGRLVADLIRGKKVDQALNILEFTQKKAALIIKKALESAIANAEHNDGADIDELKVTSIYVEQGTTLKRFSARAKGRGNRISKPTCHIYVTVGH
- the rpsS gene encoding 30S ribosomal protein S19, which codes for MARSLKKGPFVDHHLMAKVDKAVAIKDKKPIKTWSRRSTILPEFIGLTIAVHNGKQHVPVYVSDQMVGHKLGEFALTRTFKGHPADKKAGKK
- the rplB gene encoding 50S ribosomal protein L2; this translates as MAVVKVKPTSPGRRGVVKVVHKHLHKGAPEASLLEPQKQNSGRNNNGHITMRHKGGGHKHHYRVVDFRRNKDGIPAKVERIEYDPNRTAHIALVCYADGERRYIIAPRNLEVGSTILSGAEAPIKVGNTLPIRNIPVGSTIHCVELLPSKGAQIARSAGTSVVLMARDGSYAQIRLRSGEVRRVHIDCRATIGEVSNEEHSLRQYGKAGAIRWKGIRPTVRGTAMNPVDHPHGGGEGRTGEGQAPVSPWNTLTKGYRTRNNKRTQTFIVSRRKK
- the rplW gene encoding 50S ribosomal protein L23; amino-acid sequence: MSAPKFADGRLAKVLLAPIVSEKATMAGEKHNQVLFKVLRDATKPEIKAAVELMFKVEVDAVNVVNVKGKTKRFGGRQGRRDHVKKAYVSLKAGQELNFSGEAA
- the rplD gene encoding 50S ribosomal protein L4: MQLELLNEQGQATSKVDAPDTLFARDYNEALVHQVVVAYQANARQGTRAQLTRAEVRHSTKKPFRQKGTGNARAGMTSSPLWRGGGRIFPNKPDENFSHKLNKKMYRAGMVAILSQLAREGRLAVVDSISIEAPKTKLLAAKLKGMGLNHVMVISDQVDDNLLLASRNLPNVLVVEPRYVDPLSLVFYKKILVTKAAIEQLKEMLA
- the rplC gene encoding 50S ribosomal protein L3, translated to MSLSNRLGLLGRKVGMMRVFTVDGDTVPVTVLDVSNNRVTQIKTEETDGYSAIQVTYGARKASRVTKPQAGHLAKAGVEAGEIIKEFRVDAAVAAEYKAGAQVPVTLLAAGQLVDVQGTSIGKGFAGTIKRHNFSSQRASHGNSRSHNVPGSISMAQDPGRVFPGKKMSGHLGDVTVTVQNLDVVRIDEARQLVLVRGAVPGAKEGFVVIHPAVKVKAKKGAN
- the rpsJ gene encoding 30S ribosomal protein S10, producing the protein MSTKQKIRIRLKAFDYKLIDQSALEIVETAKRTGAIVKGPVPLPTRKERFDILRSPHVNKTSRDQFEIRTHQRLMDIVDPTDKTVDALMKLDLPAGVDVEIKLQ
- the tuf gene encoding elongation factor Tu; its protein translation is MAKGKFERTKPHVNVGTIGHVDHGKTTLTAAIATVLSKKFGGEAKAYDQIDAAPEEKARGITINTAHVEYETANRHYAHVDCPGHADYVKNMITGAAQMDGAILVCSAADGPMPQTREHILLARQVGVKFIIVFLNKCDMVDDAELLELVEMEVRELLSKYDFPGDDTPIIKGSAKLALEGDTGDLGEQAIMRLADALDTYIPQPDRAIDGAFLLPVEDVFSISGRGTVVTGRVERGIIKVGEEIEIIGIREVQKTTVTGVEMFRKLLDQGQAGDNVGILLRGTKREDVERGQVLAKPGSIKPHTHFTAEIYVLSKEEGGRHTPFFNNYRPQFYFRTTDVTGAVELPKDKEMVMPGDNVSITVKLIAPIAMEQGLRFAIREGGRTVGSGVVATIIE